A window of Pseudomonas putida genomic DNA:
CAACTACTTACAGAAGCGCCTGAAACCGCTGCGGGCGATGTTGACAGCCAGTGCAAAATATGCAAAAGCGCAAGAAATAGAACCTATAGACCTAGCAATTCCCGGGCCTATTATTGGCAAAGCCTTGTAGTACGGCAAGTGTAGCGTGTTGCGCGGGGAAAAATGCCAGCGAAATGCACCGAAACGAAGCGGAATTGTTTCCTGGCGCCCCGATGACGTGCGCCAACGGTGACAGAACAGTTACCGATGAATGTCGGGTAACAGTAAAGCAAAAACCCCGCCGGTTGCCCGGGCGGGGTTCTTGTGTGGGAGCGGGCGTGCCCGCGAAGCAGGCGGCGCGGTGGATGGCACCGGCTGCGCCGGTGTTCGCGGGCGCGCCCGCTCCCACACGCGGCTGTTATGCCGAAGCCAGGCTCATGGCCTTGTGGGTATCGATCAGGTGCTGCACCACGCTCGGGTCGGCCAAGGTCGAGATATCGCCCAGGGCATCGTACTCACCCGTGGCAATCTTGCGCAGGATACGGCGCATGATCTTGCCCGAACGGGTCTTCGGCAGCCCCGGCGCCCACTGGATCACATCCGGCGAGGCGATCGGGCCGATCTCCTTGCGCACCCAGTTCTTCAGCTCCAGGCGCAACTGCTCGCTGGCCTCGATACCGGCATTAAGGGTGACATACACATAAATGCCCTGCCCCTTGATGTCGTGCGGCACACCCACCACCGCCGCCTCGGCCACTTTCGCATGGGCCACCATGGCGCTTTCGATCTCGGCAGTGCCCATGCGGTGACCGGACACGTTCAGCACGTCATCCACGCGACCGGTGATCCAGTAGTAGCCATCCTCGTCGCGGCGCGCACCGTCGCCGGTGAAGTACATGCCACGGAAGGTCTTGAAGTAGGTGTCGACGAAACGGTCGTGGTCGCCGTACAGCGAGCGCGACTGCCCCGGCCAGGAATCGAGGATCACCAGGTTGCCCTCGGCGGCGCCCTCGATCAGGTTGCCCAGGTTGTCCACCAGTGCCGGCACCACGCCGAAGAACGGACGGGTTGCCGAACCCGGCTTGAGGCCGGTAGCGCCCGGCAGCGGGCTGATCAGGATGCCGCCGGTCTCGGTCTGCCACCAGGTGTCGACGATCGGGCAACGCTCCTTGCCCACAGCCTTGTAGTACCAGTTCCAGGCTTCCGGGTTGATCGGCTCACCCACCGAGCCAAGCAGACGCAGGCTGGAGCCATCGGCACCGGCAACCGCGGCCTCGCCTTCGGCCATCATCGCGCGGATGGCGGTTGGCGCGGTGTACAGGATGTTGACCTTGTGCTTGTCGATGATCTTCGACACACGGGTGATGTCCGGGTAGTTCGGCACGCCTTCGAACAGCAGGGTGGTGGCGCCATTGGCCAGCGGGCCGTAGACGATGTAGCTGTGGCCAGTGACCCAACCCACGTCGGCGGTGCACCAGTACACCTCGCCCGGGCGATAGTCGAACACGCGTTCATGGGTCAGCGCGGCGTACACCAGGTAGCCGCCGGTAGTGTGCAGTACACCCTTGGGCTTGCCAGTGGAGCCGGAGGTATAAAGGATGAACAGCGCTTCCTCGGCGCCCATCTCCTTCGGCGCGCAGTGGCTGGAAGCCACTTTCATCAGGTCTTCGTACCAGATGTCGCGGTGCTGGTGCCAGGCTATGTCGCCACCGGTGCGCTTGCACACGATGATCTTCTGCACGCTGCTGGTTTCCGGGTTGGTCAGCGCCAGGTCGACGTTGGCCTTGAGCGGGGTACGGCGACCGCCGCGCACGCCTTCGTCGGCGGTAATCACGATCTTGGACTTGCAGTCGATGATACGGCCGGCCAGCGCCTCGGGCGAGAAGCCACCGAACACCACCGAGTGGATCGCACCGATACGGGCACAGGCCAGCATGGCGACCACGGCTTCGGGGATCATCGGCATGTAGATGGTGACCACGTCACCGCGGTGCACATCCTGGCCACGCAGGGCGTTGGCGAACTTGCAGACTTGCTCGTGCAGTTCGCGGTAGGTGATGTTGCGGTGCTCGGAAGGGTCGTCACCCTCC
This region includes:
- the acs gene encoding acetate--CoA ligase, with the translated sequence MSAAPLYPVRPEVAATTLTDEATYKAMYQQSVINPDGFWREQAQRIDWIKPFTKVKQTSFDDHHVDIKWFADGTLNVSSNCLDRHLEERGDQLAIIWEGDDPSEHRNITYRELHEQVCKFANALRGQDVHRGDVVTIYMPMIPEAVVAMLACARIGAIHSVVFGGFSPEALAGRIIDCKSKIVITADEGVRGGRRTPLKANVDLALTNPETSSVQKIIVCKRTGGDIAWHQHRDIWYEDLMKVASSHCAPKEMGAEEALFILYTSGSTGKPKGVLHTTGGYLVYAALTHERVFDYRPGEVYWCTADVGWVTGHSYIVYGPLANGATTLLFEGVPNYPDITRVSKIIDKHKVNILYTAPTAIRAMMAEGEAAVAGADGSSLRLLGSVGEPINPEAWNWYYKAVGKERCPIVDTWWQTETGGILISPLPGATGLKPGSATRPFFGVVPALVDNLGNLIEGAAEGNLVILDSWPGQSRSLYGDHDRFVDTYFKTFRGMYFTGDGARRDEDGYYWITGRVDDVLNVSGHRMGTAEIESAMVAHAKVAEAAVVGVPHDIKGQGIYVYVTLNAGIEASEQLRLELKNWVRKEIGPIASPDVIQWAPGLPKTRSGKIMRRILRKIATGEYDALGDISTLADPSVVQHLIDTHKAMSLASA